A genomic region of Miscanthus floridulus cultivar M001 chromosome 3, ASM1932011v1, whole genome shotgun sequence contains the following coding sequences:
- the LOC136547539 gene encoding probable AMP deaminase: MESPYALHLALAALVGASFAAASAYYMHRKTLDQLLRFARDQQRRRNRLLPDGDELEDGEDDEDYPPAHRDHDRSTLPIPPGLPPLHTGREGRPIISPGSTKRVGPIVRPTTPKSSVPTVSAFDRIEDSDDEEDLVPDAKNDTAYLAPNGAIGSDLTDKASQNGELKSAPSTQMIRSHSATGSLHAPQLNPIAADILRKEPEHETFSKINITAVETPSPDEIEAYKVLQKCLELRERYIFREEVAPWEKEIITDPSTPKPNPNPFNYEHQAKTDHHFEMVDGVIHVYPNKDSKERLYPVADATTFFTDMHYILRVLAAGDIRTVCHHRLNLLEQKFNLHLMVNTDRELLAQKAAPHRDFYNVRKVDTHVHHSACMNHKHLLRFIKSKLRKEPNEVVIFRDGTYLTLKEVFESLDLTGHDLNVDLLDVHADKSTFHRFDKFNLKYNPCGQSRLREIFLKQDNLIQGRFLAELTKEVFSDLEASKYQMAEYRISIYGRKKSEWDQMASWIVNNELYSENVVWLIQIPRIYNVYREMGTINSFQNLLDNIFLPLYEVTVDPASHPQLHVFLEQVVGLDLVDDESKPERRPTKHMPTPEQWTNVFNPAYAYYVYYCYANLYTLNKLRESKGMTTIKLRPHCGEAGDIDHLAAAFLTSHNIAHGVNLKKSPVLQYLYYLAQIGLAMSPLSNNSLFIDYHRNPFPTFFLRGLNVSLSTDDPLQIHLTKEPLVEEYSSCCFSNLWKLSSCDLCEIARNSVYQSGFSHRLKSHWIGRNYYKRGPEGNDIHQTNVPHIRVEFRRTIWKEEMELIHFGNVKLPEEIDR, from the exons ATGGAGTCCCCCTACGCTCTCCACCTCGCCCTCGCCGCGCTCGTCGGCGCCTCCTTCGCCGCCGCATCCGCCTACTACATGCACCGCAAGACCCTCGACCAGCTTCTCCGCTTCGCCCGCGACCAACAGCGCCGCCGCAACCGCCTCCTCCCCGACGGCGACGAACTGGAGGACGGCGAAGACGACGAGGACTATCCTCCGGCGCACAGGGACCACGATCGCAGCACCCTTCCCATCCCGCCGGGCCTACCGCCGCTCCACACCGGCCGAGAGG GTAGGCCAATCATTTCTCCAGGTTCGACTAAAAGAGTTGGACCTATTGTTAGACCGACTACGCCCAAATCCTCTGTCCCCACTGTCAGTGCATTTGATAGAATTGAAGATTCAGATGACGAGGAGGATCTTGTCCCAGATGCCAAGAATGATACTGCTTACTTGGCCCCAAACGGTGCTATT GGATCAGATCTCACAGATAAAGCGAGCCAGAACGGGGAATTAAAATCAGCACCATCAACGCAGATGATTAGATCCCATAGTGCAACTGGCAGTCTGCATGCACCCCAGCTTAACCCAATAGCAGCTGATATACTTCGAAAGGAACCTGAACATGAAACcttcagtaaaatcaacatcacAGCTGTTG AGACTCCTTCTCCTGATGAAATTGAAGCATACAAAGTTCTTCAGAAATGTCTTGAGCTGCGTGAGAGGTACATATTCAGAGAAGAAGTTGCTCCTTGGGAAAAAGAGATCATAACTGATCCTAGTACCCCAAAACCTAACCCAAATCCGTTCAATTATGAACATCAGGCTAAAACTGAT CACCATTTTGAAATGGTTGATGGCGTCATTCATGTGTACCCCAATAAAGATT CTAAAGAAAGACTCTATCCAGTTGCCGATGCAACTACCTTCTTTACTGATATGCACTACATCCTTCGCGTGTTGGCTGCTGGGGATATCCGAACCGTGTGTCATCACCGTCTAAATCTTCTAGAGCAG AAAtttaatcttcatttgatggtcAATACGGATAGAGAACTGCTTGCTCAGAAAGCTGCACCTCACCGGGACTTCTACAACGTTAGGAAGGTTGATACTCATGTTCATCACTCAGCATGCATGAACCATAAACACCTGTTGAGATTTATCAAGTCTAAGTTGAGGAAGGAACCTAATGAG GTTGTAATATTTAGAGATGGGACCTATTTGACTCTTAAGGAGGTTTTTGAGAGTTTGGATTTGACAGG GCATGACCTCAATGTTGATCTCTTAGATGTCCATGCTGATAAGAGTACATTTCATCGTTTTGACAAGTTCAATCTGAAATATAATCCATGTGGTCAATCTCGCCTGAGGGAGATCTTTTTAAAGCAGGATAATCTTATTCAAG GTCGCTTCCTTGCTGAGCTGACAAAAGAAGTATTTTCTGACCTTGAAGCAAGTAAATATCAG ATGGCTGAGTATCGGATATCTATTTATGGGAGGAAGAAAAGTGAATGGGACCAAATGGCAAGTTGGATAGTGAACAATGAATTATATAGCGAGAATGTTGTTTGGTTAATTCAG ATTCCTCGAATATACAATGTATACAGGGAGATGGGCACAATCAATTCATTCCAAAACCTCCTCGACAATATTTTTCTCCCTCTTTATGAAGTAACTGTTGACCCAGCTTCACATCCTCAGCTCCATGTTTTCTTAGAACAG GTTGTTGGGTTGGATTTGGTGGATGATGAAAGCAAACCTGAAAGACGCCCAACGAAACACATGCCAACACCTGAGCAATGGACTAATGTTTTCAATCCAGCCTATGCATATTATGTGTACTATTGCTATGCAAATCTGTATACACTGAACAAG CTtcgtgagtccaagggcatgaCAACAATCAAACTGCGTCCACACTGTGGGGAG GCTGGTGATATCGATCACCTTGCTGCAGCGTTTCTTACTTCACATAACATTGCTCATGGGGTGAACCTAAAGAAATCCCCTGTACTTCAGTACTTGTATTATCTTGCTCAG ATTGGTCTTGCAATGTCTCCCTTAAGTAACAACTCACTGTTTATCGACTATCATCGGAACCCTTTCCCAACATTCTTCTTAAGAGGTCTTAACGTGTCTCTTTCGACTGACGACCCTCTACAAATTCACCTGACAAAGGAACCTTTGGTTGAAGAATACAGTAGTTGCTGCTTCAGTAAT CTTTGGAAGCTGAGCTCATGTGACTTGTGTGAAATCGCTAGAAATTCTGTCTACCAGTCCGGTTTCTCTCACAGGCTCAAG TCTCACTGGATCGGGAGAAACTACTACAAAAGGGGTCCGGAGGGCAATGACATCCACCAGACAAATGTTCCTCACATCAGGGTTGAATTTCGACGCACT ATCTGGAAAGAAGAAATGGAGCTGATACATTTTGGAAATGTTAAACTACCCGAAGAAATTGACAGGTGA